One genomic segment of Novosphingobium sp. RL4 includes these proteins:
- a CDS encoding recombination protein NinB codes for MIGGNHPPEETPAPKVDGRVAIDTHVADLLHAMLSDISRAKPMGRNLKPEIWKCLFLDAMGHQANWVPSLDGDGVVNTGFRSSRLTVAEMSDMIESLYAFGAEHGVEWSEPAERHAA; via the coding sequence GTGATCGGCGGAAACCATCCGCCCGAAGAAACCCCGGCGCCGAAGGTAGACGGTCGCGTCGCGATCGACACACATGTCGCCGACCTGCTGCACGCCATGCTGTCCGACATCAGCCGGGCAAAGCCGATGGGCCGCAACCTCAAGCCTGAAATATGGAAGTGCCTGTTCCTCGACGCGATGGGCCACCAGGCGAACTGGGTCCCCTCGCTCGACGGCGATGGTGTCGTGAACACCGGCTTCCGTTCCTCCCGCCTCACCGTCGCTGAGATGAGCGACATGATCGAAAGTCTGTACGCCTTCGGCGCCGAGCACGGTGTCGAATGGAGCGAACCCGCTGAAAGGCACGCCGCATGA